In Clostridia bacterium, a single window of DNA contains:
- a CDS encoding LysR family transcriptional regulator, which yields MSVDLELYKVFYTVGKTGNLTKAAKELYITQPAVSQSIKQLESQLGGRLFVRTPKGMKLTEGEGEMMFGYVEKAIDLIRSAEKKFMQMKNLAIGTLHIGAGDSLIKYHILDKINLFHEKYPQIKIQLTNCTTMGALDLLKTGLIDVAFVNLPVEDSVLNIKEIGRVRDCFVTNSKHKSLTLENQSLHVLTDHTLMMLDKNSNSRRNVLNFLKENGVDVTPDIELGNLDLLKEFAINGLGIACVVKEYVQKEIDEGLLIEVKTTPELPSRGIGLATLKNVPTSFAVNEFISLF from the coding sequence GCTGCCAAAGAATTGTATATCACACAGCCTGCCGTAAGCCAATCAATCAAACAGCTTGAAAGCCAGCTTGGCGGAAGACTTTTTGTGCGTACGCCCAAAGGTATGAAGCTTACCGAAGGTGAAGGCGAGATGATGTTTGGCTATGTTGAAAAAGCCATTGACCTGATAAGATCTGCTGAAAAAAAATTTATGCAAATGAAAAACCTGGCTATTGGCACGCTGCATATAGGCGCCGGTGACAGTCTGATTAAATATCATATTTTGGACAAAATCAACCTTTTTCATGAAAAATATCCTCAGATAAAAATTCAGCTTACCAACTGCACTACAATGGGCGCTTTGGATTTGCTAAAGACCGGGCTTATAGACGTTGCCTTTGTCAATCTACCTGTGGAAGACAGCGTTCTTAACATAAAAGAAATAGGTCGTGTGCGAGATTGTTTTGTAACCAATTCTAAGCACAAATCATTGACGCTGGAAAACCAAAGCCTGCATGTGCTAACCGATCATACCTTGATGATGCTTGACAAAAACAGCAACTCAAGACGCAATGTACTCAACTTCCTAAAAGAAAATGGTGTGGATGTTACACCTGATATAGAACTTGGCAACCTTGATCTATTAAAAGAATTTGCCATAAACGGTCTTGGTATTGCGTGCGTGGTAAAAGAATATGTTCAGAAAGAAATAGACGAAGGACTTTTGATAGAAGTTAAAACCACACCAGAATTACCCTCTAGAGGCATAGGTCTTGCAACCTTGAAAAACGTACCCACTTCTTTTGCCGTAAATGAGTTTATATCATTGTTTTAA